TGGTGATCCGGAGCTGCAGGCGGTAGCCTCCGGGGTGGAGCTGGGCGGCGACGCGCCGGACCTCCTGGAGCGTGTTGGGCGCGGCAGAGGTAGCAACCCCCTCGAAGCCGAGCTGGACCCCCCTCTTCCCGCCCAGCAACGCCCGCAGGGGGCTCAGGAGACCGTCTCGGCCTGCCGGTCGGACCTGGATCTCGGTGCGATACGGCACGCCGGCCGGGAGGTTATAGATCTCATAAAAGAGGCGGAACGCGCCACTGGAGGGGAACTGGCCGGGCGGAACCATGGCCAGGGACACGTCGCCGCGCCGCCACGCCCCCTCGCGGTCCGCCTCCGCCAGCACCAGGTCGCTCAGCATCAGCCGGTCACCCGAGTAATCCGGTACGGCAAGCGGCCCCCCGTAGAGCTGGCCCGTCGGGGAGCCTGGCACTTCCACCGCGACGCGGTACAGCGCGGAGTCCGAAGGCGAGACCTCCAGGCTAAGATGCGCACGCAGGTAATCCCCCGGCTTAAGGGGTGCGTCAGCCTGGAAGCTCTCAACCGTGTCCCGGCGCGCGATCCGGCCCGTCGCCGTGTCTAGCACGATCAGGCGCATGCCGAGCGTGTAGCGCGTCTTCCCCTCCGCGCGGCTGGCCTCCAGTCGTTCACCGGGCACTGCCAGGGCGGCGACCAACTCGGTTCGGCCGGCTGCCCCGCGGAAGGTCAAGAGGTCGTAGTAGAAGGGCAGCTCGCGCTCGAAACGGGGCAGGTCCGTATCTCGGGCGAGGGCGGCGAACATGCGCTCGCGCAGTCTCGACCGTACCTCCAGGTACGGCATGGCCGCCTCCGCGAGTGCCCCACGCGGGTTCCCAATCTCGACCATGCGCAACCGGCCAAGGATCTGTCCGTACCTAGCGCGCCGGGCGGCGGCGCATCCCGCAGCCAGCGCCAGTGGTACTCCCGCAGCGCCCTCGCCAGGCGGCGGTAGTGCGAGGCCACCCGTTGTGTGGTGGTGATGCCGTCTCGCGCCGCCCGCTCCTCCCAGAACCGGCGGATCCAGGCGGCGCGCCCGGCCAGATCCGCTGAGGCCCAGGCTTCTTTCTCCTCCGGTCCCGCGATGAAGGCGAGATCATCGAAATAGCGCTCCGCCGCGGCCGGCGTGAGGTGCTGCAGTCCCGCGAAGTAGGCCTCCGCGCCAGCCGAGTCTGTCCCTGTTTGGGTGAACCGGGCGGCGGCCCGCGCCCGGAGCGCCAGCGCGGCATCGCCCCCAGACCGCAAGGCCGAATCGGCGGCGGCGAGCGCGGCTCCAGCGTGCCCGACCGCGGTCTCGAGCTCGGCGCGGAGGAACCACAGCTCCGGGTCGCCCCGCCCCGCAGCCGAGACGCTTTCCAGGGCCTTCCGGCCGCGCTTCAGATCTTCCGCTTCGCGCGTTTTCATGGCCAGCTCCGCCAGCGCACGAGCGGGCTCGACGAAGGCGGGCTCCAGTTCGAGGGCGCGGGCGAAGGCGTTGCGTGCCAGCGCGCTCGCGTCGAGGCCGATCCCCCCGCCTACTGCGCTCATTCCCGGGGAACGGACAAGCGGCGCTTGGAGATAGCTCAGCCCGAGCGCGAAATAGGCCCAGGCGAACTGGGGATCACGGCGCGTTGCCTCCTCGAGAGCCAGACGGGCCGCTTCCGCGTCGCGCTGCGCGCCGCTTAGCTGGAAGCGACGGAGCGCGATCAGGCCGCGCGTCACGCGGGACGCGGCCGAGGGTTGGTCCGGAACCGTTTCCGGGGCGGCCAGTTTCTCGAGCGCCTGGATATCCGCTGCGACCGTGAGCGATTGCCAGAGCCGGGCGAGGTCGGTGTGCTGGGCAAAGGCATTGCTTGGCAGCAGCAGCGTGACCAGCGCCGCCACCCACGCGGCGATCACGACGACCGTGGCCCGCCGCTTACTGCTGCAGCCACAGCACCGTGCCGGAAGCGAGGGGAGCGAGCAACATGAAGCGCGTCTCATCCTTCGAGGTGTACGAGTCCAGGGTGTACGAGTCGCCCGTTTCGAGGCCGGGCAGACGATTGCCGCTCGCCGGCGCGGCCTATTCTGCCGCCAGCACCTTCTCGTAGACCTGGCTCAGGGGGAGGGTACAGCCGACGGACGAGAGCTCCACGGTCTCGCTGAGTCCACGGAATTCGGTCAGGAGCCACTCGCGCGGGCCCTGCCGCAGGTAGCGCTCGACGCGCGGCTCGTCCTGCGCCACGAGCAGGTACACCTGGAGCGATTCCAGGCCCCGGTAGTGCTCGGCCTTGCGGCCGCGGTCGTAAGCCTCGGTGGATGGAGAGAGGACCTCGATCAAGGCCGTGGGGTTGAGCAGGGTGTCTACTTGCTCGTCCTCGAACTCCGGGTCGCCGCAGACCACGGCAACATCGGGATACGTATACAGCCCCGTCGATTGCACCTTGACGCGCATATCGCTCGGATACACCTGGCACGGGCTCTCGCGGAGCTGAGTGCCCAGCGAGACGATCAGGTTGGTGACGATCAGGTTGTGTTGCCTGCTCGCCCCCGTCATCGCGAACACCTCGCCCGCGTAGTACTCGCTCTTGTATTCTGCGCGGCGCTCGGCTTCGAGGTATTCCGCCGGCATCATCCGAGGTCTCGGCTGGGTGGACACGGGCATCTTCCCCGAGGAATCCGTGGGCACGCTTCCTCCCGGGCGCATGGTTAGAGTCGGCTCCGGGGCGGCGCCATAGCCGTCCGGGTCGGGCGTGCCACCCGGGCCCGGCGGCTGGTCTCTTCTGGTGTGGATGTCATTGACTGCCCCCTGGGGGCGCCAGCCGTCTCAACCCGGAAGGAGTGACCCCGTCGCATTGCTGACCGGTCTTCTGCCGACCCGGTGCTAGGGACCATCAGCCCAGTCGGGTCCTCGGCCGCTCCTGCCGCTCGCCGTCCACTTCGAGGTCCACGCGTTCGTTGTAGAACGCGATCAGCCCCGCGATCCTGGTCGCGGCGGGCAGCGGCTCCGGGTAGTACCAGGCGATATCGCGGTGCAGCCGGGCGGGGGTGCGGACGTGGTGATAGCTGGCCAGGCCTTTGTAGGGACAGCGCGTGTGGCGGTCGCTGGGCTCGAGCAGATCCGCCCGCACATCCTCGGCTGGTATGTAGTAGCGCGTGGGCAGGCCGGTCTCGAACAGCAGCCGCGGCCGGCGCGTCTCCGCTACCAGCTCGCCGTCCAGCGTGATCTTCACCTGGCGTGAGCTGTCCAGGACATCGAACCGGTGGTACGGGTCGCGAGGGTGGACGAAGACCTGCTCCTCCTCCTCGAACCAGGCATCCACTCGGTCCCAGTAGAAGGCGTAGTAGCCCCCCAGCCAGTGCGCGGCGGGCAGCGGCTCGGGGTAGGCCCATAGCGCGTTCTCGGAGGTCCGGTCACCTGCGACGATGGACCAGTAGGCGGCCTCTCCCTTGAACGGGCAGTGGCTGGTATGCTCGGTCCGCTGAAGGTAGTCCCAGCGGAGGTGCGCTTCGGGGAAGTAGTAGACGGGCTGGTACGCCGTCTCGTGCAGCAGCTTGACGCGCCGGCTGTCGGCGATGGTCTCGCCATTGAACGCCACCCGCACGCGCCGGGGCGAGTCCTCGAAGTACAGGATGTGCTCGGGCGCGTCCGGCTCGAAGTTGAGCTGGCCGAGTCGCGGGCGGGCGAACGGGCCGGTGCCGATGGTCAGAGACATGGTGACCTCCAGCGAGTTGCCAAGGCGAGCTTGGCGGCGAAGCTCCGGAAAAGCTGTTCCGCTGTCGAGGGAGCGAGCGGTTGGACTCCTCCTTGAAAGACCTGCCGGGTAGACCTCGGCTAGGGGAAGGCTGCAGCATCAGACATAACCGGTCTGCCTGATCGCTGCTGGCCGGCTCCCCAAGGGGGAAGCTAGGCCTGGTCCGGGGGCGAGGCAATGGTGGCCCGGAACAGTGGCCCGGAAGTTGGCGCGGCCCCTATTGCCGGGAAGGACGCCGGCTGGTAGTCTGGCGAGAGGCCGCCCGCCGGCAGGCCTCGTGCTCCTCCGCCCCGTCGCCAGCCCGTCCACAGGTCCGGGGCGTTTTCCCAGTAGAATCCATCTAGCCCGTGAGTCCCGTCATGCTCAGGAAACCGGCGTTCTGGATCGCGTTCGCACTCGTGACCGTGGCGAGCCTCGCCTTTGCCGCGCGCTACTTCGAGAAGGCGTTCCCGATTGTCACGATCGACCTGCGCATGGACCGGGCGGGCGCGCTGCGCTCGGCGCAGGAGCTGGTGGCCGGGCGGGAGTGGGGGCTGGAGGGGTTCCGTCAGGCGGCGTCTTTCGGCGAGCAGGACGATCAGGTCCAGACGTACATCGAGCTGGAGGCGGGCGGAAGCGAGGCGTACATCCGCATGCAGAGGGATGGGCTGTACCAGCCCTACATCTGGACGGTCCGCCGCTTTCAGGAGAAGCAGGAGCGGGAGGCGGAGCTGCGGTTTACTTCCAGCGGCGACCCCTACGGCTTCACGCTGAAGCTGCCGGAGGCGGAGCCGGGTGCCGCCCTGCCGGCGGAGGCGGCGCGTGCGATCGCGGAGCGGGGGGCGGCGGCGTGGGGGATCGATCTGGGCCGCTACCGCGGGATCGAGGCGTCGCGCGAGGTACGGCCGGGCGGGCGGGTGGACCACAGCTTTGTCTACGAGCTGCCCGAGACGCGCTACGGCGAGGCGCGCTTCCGGCTGCGGCTGGGAGTCGGTGGCGATCGGTTCTCGGGGCTGACCCATTTCGTGCACGTGCCGGAAGGCTTCCAGCGGCGCTACCAGGAGATGCGCTCGGACAACGATACCATCGCGCTGCTGGCCTTTTTCGCGGCCGTGCTGCTGTTCATTCTGGGTGGCTGCGGCGTGGGCGTCTTCTTCCTGCTCCGCCAGCGCTGGGTGACCTGGCGCAGGCCGCTGGCCTGGGGCCTCTTCCTGGCCGGGCTGGGGTTCGCGGCCAGCCTGAACGCGCTGCCGCTCGAGTGGATGGAGTACGACACGGCGCTGTCCAGCCGCGGGTTCCTGCTGCGCCAGGTGGGATTTGCGCTGGCCGGGCTGCTGGGCGGGGCGGCGTTCGTCACCCTCATCTTTCTGGCGGCCGAGAGCCTGTCGCGGCGGGCGTTCCCGCATCACATCCAGCAGTGGCGGCTCTGGTCGAAGGGCGTGGCGGGCTCCACGGCGGTGCTGGGGCGCACCACGGCGGGCTATCTCTGGGCGGGCCTGGACGTCGCCTTTGTGGTGGGCTTTTACTTGCTGGCGCGGAACTGGTGGGGGTGGTGGACGCCAGCCGAGGTGCTGCTCCAGCCTGATCTGCTGGCCACCTATTTCCCCTGGCTGGCCTCGCTCACGCCCTCCCTTACGGCCGGCTTTGTCGAGGAGAGCATGTTCCGCGCGATCCCGCTGGCGGGCGCGGCGCTGATCGGGGAGCGGCTGGGCCGGCGCCGGGCCTGGATCCTGGGCGCGCTGGTGCTGCAGGCGTTGATCTTCGCCTCGGCGCACGCCAATTACCCGGGCCAACCGGCGTATTCGCGGGTGGTCGAGCTCATGCTGCCCTCCCTCGCCTTTGGCGCGGTCTTCCTCTACTTCGGTCTGCTGCCGGCCATCATTTCGCATTTCATTTACGACCTGGTCTGGTTCTCCCTGCCGCTGTTTGTCTCGGACGCGCCCGGCGTATGGCTGGACCAGATGCTGGTGGTCTTGCTGGGCCTGACGCCGCTCTGGGTGGTGCTGGCCAGCCGCTGGCGCTTCGCCGTGGCAGCCGTGCCGGCCGGGGCATACAACCGGGCGTGGCAGCCGCCCGTCGCCGTGGTGCTGGAAGCGGCCGTCCCGATCACAGCGGG
The sequence above is a segment of the Gemmatimonadota bacterium genome. Coding sequences within it:
- a CDS encoding DUF427 domain-containing protein gives rise to the protein MSLTIGTGPFARPRLGQLNFEPDAPEHILYFEDSPRRVRVAFNGETIADSRRVKLLHETAYQPVYYFPEAHLRWDYLQRTEHTSHCPFKGEAAYWSIVAGDRTSENALWAYPEPLPAAHWLGGYYAFYWDRVDAWFEEEEQVFVHPRDPYHRFDVLDSSRQVKITLDGELVAETRRPRLLFETGLPTRYYIPAEDVRADLLEPSDRHTRCPYKGLASYHHVRTPARLHRDIAWYYPEPLPAATRIAGLIAFYNERVDLEVDGERQERPRTRLG
- a CDS encoding Uma2 family endonuclease translates to MPVSTQPRPRMMPAEYLEAERRAEYKSEYYAGEVFAMTGASRQHNLIVTNLIVSLGTQLRESPCQVYPSDMRVKVQSTGLYTYPDVAVVCGDPEFEDEQVDTLLNPTALIEVLSPSTEAYDRGRKAEHYRGLESLQVYLLVAQDEPRVERYLRQGPREWLLTEFRGLSETVELSSVGCTLPLSQVYEKVLAAE
- a CDS encoding CPBP family intramembrane metalloprotease; translated protein: MLRKPAFWIAFALVTVASLAFAARYFEKAFPIVTIDLRMDRAGALRSAQELVAGREWGLEGFRQAASFGEQDDQVQTYIELEAGGSEAYIRMQRDGLYQPYIWTVRRFQEKQEREAELRFTSSGDPYGFTLKLPEAEPGAALPAEAARAIAERGAAAWGIDLGRYRGIEASREVRPGGRVDHSFVYELPETRYGEARFRLRLGVGGDRFSGLTHFVHVPEGFQRRYQEMRSDNDTIALLAFFAAVLLFILGGCGVGVFFLLRQRWVTWRRPLAWGLFLAGLGFAASLNALPLEWMEYDTALSSRGFLLRQVGFALAGLLGGAAFVTLIFLAAESLSRRAFPHHIQQWRLWSKGVAGSTAVLGRTTAGYLWAGLDVAFVVGFYLLARNWWGWWTPAEVLLQPDLLATYFPWLASLTPSLTAGFVEESMFRAIPLAGAALIGERLGRRRAWILGALVLQALIFASAHANYPGQPAYSRVVELMLPSLAFGAVFLYFGLLPAIISHFIYDLVWFSLPLFVSDAPGVWLDQMLVVLLGLTPLWVVLASRWRFAVAAVPAGAYNRAWQPPVAVVLEAAVPITAGTAVHGVKESDDGAALAGAPAAAAPALALSSGRAQRWAVIAGAVGLVVWVGAGEFRADAPRLELRREQALERARNALAEQGVELGPEWKPLLSVAGQPEQEDRFIWQAGGREAYGGLLGTYLAPPRWRVRFARFEGPVEERAEEYQVVLAPDGRVLERQHRLPEARPGESRSEEEARRMARAYLAGPLGADTLHFREVSAEASKRPARQDWTFTFADTVSYPLEDGEGRLEVTIAGGAVVGSRRYVHVPEEWQRRERDRRNLLDLISISCAVLFGLIVAGALVAAVVRWSRRDYSVAAFAAATGAIATLALVEAFNGWPTRVARFSTAEPFSHQVFAALGGDGLGLLFVATAFGLLAGLAHRWRRAQAPPPLEPLGAGLALAALAVGVSAALGGFLPSLGPHWPGYGAAGDFVPFLATSLDPLMGTIWWTLLLLLGLSALDRFTARWTRRQAPGVILVVAAGLVVAGLGGPESFGAWIVHSGFAGLAGLVLYRVARHTHLAVVPGAVAGAGILEQVQAMVLRPHAGSFSGALVASLLLLALAAFWTQALLGRPGLPARLAALAGQRRATVPAVAE